DNA sequence from the Caminibacter pacificus genome:
GCATTTACCGTTTATACGGCTAAAATTTTCAAGATTTTTCCGACTCCTAATTCTAAAAAAATGAATTATCGCTGGTTTAGTATTGATGATATTAAACAGGCGGTAAAAATGAATCTTATGGACCCGATGACTGCTAATTTTTATTTTAATTTATTCAAAGATTTGGCTACGGGTATCAAAACATATAACGTAAAACTTGAAAAAGAGACAAGAGAAAAAATCTATCAGCTTCAAAAAGACTACAGCGGTGAGATATTACCAAGCCCTGGTAGGATAAAATGGGAAATTACATATAATAGATTACAAATTTTCCCTAAACTTATCGGTGTTTATACGACACTCGGTCTTTTAGCGATTATTTTAGGATTTATCGAAATTATCAAACTCAAAAGATTCCCGAAACTTGAAACTACTATTGTATTATTAGGATATTTGGGATTACTAATACATACTGCGAATATGCTTTTAAGATGGTATGTGGCCGGGCACGCTCCTTGGTCGGATGCATACGAATCAATTGTATTTATTGCATGGGGTTCAGCTTTTGCATCGTTAATTTTCTTTAGAAAATCAATGCTTGCTCTTGGTGCTGGTCTTTTTGTAGCGGGAATGTTTATGATGGTAGCTCACTTAAACAATATTAACCCTCAAATTACGAATATGGTGCCTGTATTGAAATCATATTGGTTATTGATTCACGTGGCGGTTATTACTTCAAGTTACGGTTTCTTGGGTGTTGGAAGTATGTTAGGACTTCTTAACTTGATACTTTTTGCAATGAGAAAAAAATATGACCTTGATAAACAGATTAAACAGTTAAATAATATTATCTATATCGCGTTATATATCGGACTTGCCCTGCTTAGTATCGGTACTTTCTTAGGCGGTGTTTGGGCGAATGAGTCTTGGGGTAGATATTGGTCTTGGGACCCTAAAGAGACTTGGAGTTTGATTACTATGATTGCTTATGCATTAATTATTCATACTAAAATGATTCCTAAAATGAGAGGAGAGTTTATATTCTCATTACTTGCATTCTTATCGTTTTTCTTTGTATTGATGACATATTTCGGAGTGAATTTCTATATCGCTCAAGGTCTTCATAGTTACGGTCAAGGTACTGCGGAAGGATATTGGTGGATTAATGTAATATTTGCAGGTATGGGAGCTTGGATTGCAGTTGTACTTGTAACTTTATTTATGGGAATAGTTCAAAAAATGAATAAACCTATCGAATTAAAAGATGATAATCACGCTAATGATTATCATCCGGAATATAAAGGAGAAAAATAATGGTTTGTGATTTATGCGGAAGTGATAATAATGTTACGGCTTATAAAGTCGAACCGAAAGACGAATATGTGAATTTATGCGAAACTTGTCTCTCTCAAATCGAGAGCGGCGAGCTTGATGAAAATCATTTTCAATGTTTAAACGATTCAATGTGGAGTGAAAAAAGTGCGGTTAAGGTGTTGACATATAGACTTTTAAAGAAATTAGGCAGAGGCGATTTGCTTGATATGATGTATCTTGAACCCGAAGAGCTTGCTTGGGCGGAAGCGGAAGCGGAAGAAAAAAGAGACGCAAACGGAAATCTTTTGAAAAACGGCGATAACGTAATGGTTATAAAAGATTTGAACGTAAAAGGCGGAGATACTATAAAAAGAGGTACGATTTTCAAAAACATCAGACTCGGAGACACTCCGGGGCATATTCTGGCAAAAAATATATATATCAAAACGGAGTTTATTAAAAAGGTGTAGCTATGTATTTTGTAATAAGTTTTAATTATCGCAACTCCGATGTGGTTTTAAGAAGTAAATTAAGTGAGCTGACTTTAGAAGATTTTGCAGATTTTAAGGAAGTGATGTTCTTAAAAACGTGTAATAGAGTTGAGGTGATTTTCGATAAAAAAAGAGATATAAACGAACTCTATGATAAAGTTTTTCATAAGGTAATAACGCCAGAAGAGATGTTAAAAGCCGAAATTTATCAAGATAATGAAGCAATCGAGCACGTTTTTAAGGTTGCGGCTTCTCTTGATTCTATGGTTGTTGGTGAGACTCAAATTACGGGGCAATTAAAAGAAGCTTTTTATGAAGCGTATGAGAAAAATTATATTGCTCAAGATTTGACGAGATTAATTCATTTTTCTTTTAAATGTGCGAAAAAAATAAGAAATCAAACAAGTGTTTCAAGCGAGCCTGTGAGTGTTGCGAGTATTGCGGTTAGAAAAGCAAAAGAGATTTTGAAAGATTTGAGCGGTTATAGTGCCGTTGTAGTAGGGGTCGGTGATACAGCAAGAATAGTATGTAAAAATTTAATAAAAGAGGGAGTTAATATCGTTTTGGTTAATAGAACGGTTGAAAATGCTTTTGCTTTAAAAGAGGAGCTTGGTGATGAAGTAAATATCGACGTGCATTCACTTGATAGTTTGCCAAAACTTATCAATAATTATAGACTTTTGTTTAGTGCTACGGCTTCAAACTATCCCGTCATAAGAAACGAACACGTAAAAGAGACGAAATTCAAAAGACTTTGGTTTGATTTGGCTATCCCGAACGATATCGAAAAAATGACATGCTCGAATATCGATGTAATTACGGTCGATGACTTAAAAGAGATTAGTAAAAGAAATATGAAAAAAAGAGAAAAAGAAGTTCAAAAAGCGAATGCTTTAATTGAAAAATGCGTTGAAGAATTTGAAAAGTATCTTCAATCTGTATCGATTGAGCCGGTAATTAAATTTTTACAAGACAAAGCGCACGAGTGTTCTAAAGCTGCACTTAAAAACGCGGTAAAAAAACACTATATTCCAAAAGAACTTGAAGAAGAAGTCGAAAAAGTTTTACATAACGCTTTTAAAAGATTTTTACATCATCCGAATCTTACTCTTAGAAAAATGGCGGATAGCGCGGAAGTAGATATTTTCGTATCTGTAATTAAAAGGCTTTTTGGGGAAAATGATTTGAAAATGGATATGAATAAATGCGAATATCATATGGAAAAAGGGATTTTTAAGTAGGTAAAGTAGTGAAATTGTGAAATAGTGAATTGGTGAAATTGTGAGTTTGTGAGTGGAAAAAAAGGAAAAATAGAAAAGGAGAATGAATGATTTTTGTTGATGCTTGTTTTGGAAAAGAGACACCTTATACACCTGTTTGGATGATGAGACAAGCGGGTAGGTATCTTCCTGAATATATGGAAGTTAGACGCAAAGTCGGAAATTTTCTTGATATGACGAGAAATCCGGAAGTTGCCGCTGAAGTTACTCTTCAGCCAATAGATATTCTCGATGTAGATGCGGCTATACTTTTTAGCGATATTTTGAATTTACCTATGGAAATGGGCTTGCCGCTTAGATTTGAAAAGGGAGTAGGTCCGATTTTTGATAAAACTATTAGCACGGAAGAAGATATCGACGCTCTTGATGCGAGTGCCGATGAAAAAATCTCTTATGTATATGAAGCGGTAAAACTTATTAGAGAGCGCCTAAATCCTGAAAAAGCTCTTATCGGATTTGCAGGGAGTCCTTGGACTATCGCTACTTATATGGTTGAAGGAAGAGGCTCTAAACAATACGCAAAAATTAAAAAAATGGTATACGCAAACCCTATGCTTCTTCATAGACTTCTTGCGTTTAATACAAAAGAAACTATTGAATATCTAAGTAAACAAATTGAAGCCGGAGCAAATGCGGTAATGATTTTCGATAGTTGGGGCGGAGCGCTTGAGAGAGAGAAATTTTTTGAATTTTCTTGGAATTATATGAAAGAGATAGCAAGAACCCTAAAACAAAAATATCCTCATATTCCGGTTATAGGATTTTCTAAGGGTGTAGGGCTTTATATGGGAGATATGGACGGAGATTTTGATGTAATAGGTGTTGATTGGAACACTCCTATTGATTACGCTCTTGGTATTTTCAAAGACAATTATACTCTCCAGGGAAATATGGATCCTACAAGACTTTATAGTAAAAGCGCGACAAAAGACGCTGTTGAGAAGATTGCAAGAATTATGAAAGGTCATAGACATATATTCAATTTAGGACACGGAATTTTACCTGACGTACCTGTAGAAAACGCTAAATATTTCGTTGATTTGTGTAAGGAAGTGAGTAGAAAATTAAGGGAGGAGTCATGAACTTAAGACGCCTAAGACTAAACAGCAATATAAGAGATTTGGTAAGGGAGCATTACGTAACAAAAAACGACCTTATTATGCCTGTTTTTATAAAAGAGGGGCTTGATGGCAAAAACGAAATCCCTTCAATGCCGGGAATTTATCAATTCGGTGAAAACTCTTTTTTGGATGAAGTAGCCGAGTGTATAGACCTTGGAATCAAAGCCGTTATACTTTTTGGTATCCCGAAACTAAAAGATTCTTGCGGTAGCGATGCACTTGATGAAGAGGGGCTTATTGCAAGAAGCGTTAGAAAAATAAAAGAGACGTTCGGAGACAAAATCGCGGTTATTACGGACCTTTGTTTTTGTGAATTCACAGACCACGGACACTGCGGGATTATAAATCCGCACTTAAAAACGGTTGATAACGACGCAACGCTTGAAATTTCAAAAAAACAAGCGGTAATTCATGCAAAAGCGGGTGCGGATATGATAGCACCAAGCGGAATGATGGACGGAATTGTCGAGGCTTTAAGAGAAGGACTTGATAGTGAAGGATTTAAGCATATTCCTATTATGAGTTATTCGACAAAATTCGCAAGCGCTTTTTACGGACCTTTTAGAGATGCTGCGGAGAGTGCGCCTGTGGAGAGTGATTATTTGCCAAAAGATAGAAAAACATACCAAATGGACGTTGCAAACGCAAGAGAAGCTCTTTTGGAGAGCCTTATCGATCAAGAAGAGGGGGCTGATATTTTAATGGTAAAACCTGCCCTTGCGTTTATGGATGTTATCAAAACTATTAAAGAAAACACCTTAAAACCTCTTTGCGTTTATAACGTTAGCGGTGAATATTCTATGGTAAAAGCGGCGGCAATGAACGGCTGGATGAATTATGAAGCTTTAATGATGGAAATACTTACAAGTTTTAAAAGAGCTGGAGCGGATATGATTATAAGCTATCACAGCAAAGACGCTGCAAAATTAATTCAAAATTAAGTAAAATAATAAAAATTTTATAAAGGATGTGAATGAAACTGACAATTGCGACTCGCGGTAGTAAGCTTGCTTTGTGGCAGAGCGAATGGGTAAAAAAAAGACTTGAAAATTTAGGACATGAAGTGGATTTGAAAATCGTAGTAACTACGGGAGATAAAATAATAGATAAACCTCTTGCAAGTATCGGAGGAAAAGGACTTTTTATTAAAGAAGTGGAAGAAGCAATGCTAAACGGCGAAGCTCAAATCGCCGTACATTCTTTGAAAGATTTTCCTACGGAATACGATACAGAACATTTTACTCTTGCGGCTATTCCTAAAAGAGAAGCGGTTGAGGATGTATTTTTGAGTGAAAATTTCGAAACGTTAGCGGAACTTCCTCACGAAGCGGTTGTAGGAACAAGCTCAATCAGACGTGCTATGCAGCTTAAAAAATTCAGACCCGATTTGGTGATTACTGATTTAAGAGGAAATGTCGATACGAGAATTAATAAACTAAAAAGAGGCGAATACGATGCGATTATTTTGGCGTATGCAGGAGTTAAGAGACTCGGAATTATCAAAGAAGTGAAATATTTTGAAATTTTAGATACCGATATTATGGTACCTGCTATGGGACAAGGGGCTCTTGGAATTGAGACGATTAATGACCCGGCTGTTATCGAGGCGGTAAAACCTCTTAACGATTTAAGAACTCAAATAGAAACGACAATCGAAAGAGATTTCGTAGATGAACTTAAACTCGGATGTCACGCTCCTGTCGGTGTAAATGCCAAAATGATGATAGACGATTCTATAAAAATAAAAGCTGCACTTGAAATTAAAGGAGAAGTGGTAAAAAGAGATTTGGTCGTAGCGTTTGACGAATGGCAAAATGCGGGTAGAGATTTTGCAAGAGAGTTTAAAAAATTAATGTAATGGAGTTATTATGAGCGGAATCGATTTTAAAAAATTAAGCAAATTTTCAAGACACGCACCAAGATACACCTCTTATCCGACGGCTGTTGAGTTTAGAGACTTAACTCCCGAGGATATTATAGATGAGCTAAAATCAGATAAGCCTCTAAGTCTTTATTTTCATCTTCCTTTTTGTAGAAGTGCTTGTTATTTTTGCGGATGTAACGTAGTATATACAAGTAAAGCCGATAAAAGAAGAAGATATATCGATTATCTAAAAAGAGAGCTTGATATCTGGGCTAAATATTTAGATACCAGCAGAATGGTAAGACAGCTTCATTTCGGAGGCGGGACACCTACGTTTTTTACTCCAGAAGAACTTGAAGAAATTTATGAAATAATCTATTCTCATTTCAAAAATTTCGAAGACGATGCCGAAATCAGTGTGGAAATAGACCCGAGATTTTTCTCTCAGAAACATATGGATGTAATGAGAAAATACGGAGTTAACAGAATAAGTTTCGGGGTTCAGGATTTTAACGAAGAGACTCAAAAAGCGGTAAATAGAATCCAGCCTTTCGATTTGACAAAAGAAGCGGTGGATATCGCAAGAGCTGCCGGAATAGACTCTATAAACGTAGACCTTATTTACGGACTTCCTTTTCAAACGCTCGAAACTTTCAAAAAGACTCTTGAACTTGTAAAAGAACTCGACCCGGATAGACTTGCGGTGTTTAATTACGCGCACGTTCCGTGGCTGAAAAAAGGTATGAGAAAAATTGACGAAACTACTCTTCCAAGTCCTGAAGAAAAACTTAAAATTTTCAAATACGTAATCGACTTTTTTGAAAACAACGGCTATAAAATGGTCGGAATGGACCATTTCGCAAAGCCTGATGACGAGCTTTTTAAAGCTATCGAAAAAGGTGAACTTCACAGAAACTTCCAAGGTTATACCACTAAAGGCGGTGCGGATTTAATCGGATTCGGTTTAACATCCATCAGTGAAACTGAAAACGCTTATTTTCAAAATTACAAAGATTTAAAAAACTACGAAAAAGCTATCGATGAAGGAAAACTTCCGACTTTTAGGGGAGTTATCTTAAACGAAGAAGACAAAATCAGAAAATATGTCATTATGGAGATGATGGCGAATTTCTCATTTGACATTAAAAGATTCGAAGAGAAATTCGGAATCGATTTCTTTAAAAAATTCGAAAATGAAATAAAAGAACTTCAAGAATTCGTTGATGAGGGGCTTGTTGAGATTACGCCTGAGAAAATATCGGTAAATAAAACAGGAACACTTTTAATCAGAAATATCGTACTTCCGTTTGATGAGTATTTCAAAAAAATGAAAAATCAAAAAGTGTTTTCAAAGAGTATTTAGGGATTACTCCCCGAACTCTTTGTCGATTTGATACTCAAGCTCTTCTTGAGCTTTTTTCGCTTTAAATTCCTGCCATAAAGCTTCGTCGTTTTTATAAGTCGTTTTTACTGCGTTTTTTAGTGAGTTTTTAATGTCTTCGTTTGTCATACCTACAAGTACGAACATCGTACCCTTAGGAGATACCCATGTGTTTATCAAATGAGAACCTCTAAGTGTTTGTTTTGTTAGCTGTTTAGATACGCTGGTAACGACTCTTTCTGCCGTTTGATTGTTTACGGTACCCGTGCTTGAATAGTATCTTTTTAGTAGGTTTTTAACTTTTAAATCGAGTCTTCTTGCTATTTCGTCTCTTGCAATTGCCATTGCTTCTTCTCTTTGGAAACTATACCCGAGGGGAGATTTCGGAGCGCTTCCTACGGCATAAATTCCGTCTTTCATATTCGCAGCTCCGTTACATACCCATGCCGGAGCTTTCGCACCGTCGATTGAGCATTGGATTTGATTAGGATTTGGTTTTTTCGAGCTACATCCCGTTATCAAAAGCAGTGCCCCAAGCGACATTAACGCAATTTTTAATTTCATATTATCTCCTTAGTCATTTTATGATATTATATACAAAAATTTTAATATAATTGTGAAAAAAGGTAAACCATGAGAATTTCAATCGGAAATCTTCCTTTAAAAAATATTGATGCCGATATTTTTCTACATCCCGTAAAATATAAAGATTCTATCGCTTATGAACCTATGGCCGAAGAAGCTGTAATCGCTTTGATAGCTAAACATTTTACTTATGATAACGTTCCTGAGCATATTAGGGATTATTTTGACGAAATGGATGACGGATATCTTTTTAGTGAGAGTAACTTTGACGAATTCGACCTTGAAAAACTTCAACAAGGTACTTTAATAATAGGCAAAGATATTCATTTACATCCGAAAGTTGAAAATATAAAAAAATTTTTGTGTATTTTAAGAGATTTCGGAGGTTTTAAAATAGAAGGAATCAAACTCCCGGAATTTTTAAAACCGAGCGATCCTATTTTAGAAGAGATAATGGAAACTGAAAAAACTTACGAAATGGCACTTGAAGAGATTGACGAACTTCCGAGTTTTGACGGAAGCGTAGTTTATGCGTGTGACGATCCGAATGTCGTAAAAGATGATGAACTATTATGTTCTCATCAGTTTGTAATCGCAAATAAAATCAAAGCTTTAAAAGTAAAAGTGGACGGAGAGATTAAAAATCTAAGAAAAATCCCGGAACTTAAAGGTACTTTCGGAGTCGTATTGAAAAAAGTGGACGAGTATCCGTTTTTAAGAGTTAAGATTGAGAATGTGGGGTAGGGAAAAGAGATGGTGATATTGTGAAATTGTGAGATAGTGAAATTGAAGAGTTGATATAAATGTAAAATTAAGCAACCTGAAACAATTGCAAATTTTAATGGAAAAAAAGCATTAAAAAAAAGCACACGAGCTCGAAGAGGTTTGTGCTTTTTAGCTTTTTTGGAATGGTCGAAATTTGCTCTTTTGTTGAAGGTGGTTAATTTTTTATAGTGATATATGGAAAATAAATGGTAAAGTAGTAAATAAGTGAAATCGTGAAATTGGATGAGGTGGTGTGGAGAAAAGGAATAAAAACATCAAAAGTTAGTTGAGATATGAAAGAAAATTTAGTATAATAAACTAAAAAAGGAGGCGAAAATGGCAGTAAATGTATGTGTTCCGCTTGCAAACGGATTTGAAGAAATCGAAGCTATGAGCTTGATTGACGTAATGAGAAGAGGCGGTCTTAACGTAATAGTAGCTGGAGTCGGCGGCGATGTAATTTACGGAGCTCATAACGTAAGAGTTATTCCTGATACTAAAATCGAGCTTGTAAATGCTGATGAACTTGATTTGGTGGTATTACCGGGAGGACTGCCTGGAGCGATTAATTTAGCTGAAGATGAGCACGTTCAAAAATTATTAAAAGAGATGGACGAAAAAGGAAAATACGTAGGTGCGATTTGTGCGGCGCCATATGCTCTTAAAACTGCCGGAGTGTTAAAAGACAAATATACGGCGTACCCGGGATGGGAAGGTAATATTAGAAAGGAAGGATACGTAAGTGACGCAAAAGTTGTAGAAGATAAAAACGTATTAACTTCAAAAGGACCTGGTACTGCGATTTGTTTCGGACTTGAAATAGTTAGAAAATTTGCAGGCGAAGATACTTATAAAGCATTAAAAGAAGGGCTTTTAGCAGACTACTGCTAAAACCTTAAAGGAGGGGAATCATGAGAGGACTTGAAGCGCTTGAGTATTTTTTGGAAAATTGGGATTCTAAAATAAGATGTTTTGATGAGGTCCAAGAGTTTGAAGCAATGGTTGAGTATGCTCTTGGAAACGATGTTAGGGTTGTAAATACGAAAGTTATAATCGATAGATTTTTTGATAGAGTAATAAGATTCGAAAACGAAGAGTTTTTCGACCTTAAGACCTCTTTTTTACCGGAAGAGATAGAATATGACCCGTTTAGCGGGAATCTGTATATAAATAGAAATCTTTACAGAATAAAAATCGCTCCTAAAATCTGCTAAAACGGACTTAATCGTCCGTTTCGAGCTCCAAACTCATAAGATACATATCTTCCCCGTCTATAATTTTAATATTACCGCTTTGACATTGGGGACATAAATATTCGTCTTTGCTTAATTCGCCTTCGAAGCCGCATTTTTCACACCGCACGACTACCGGTTGTATTTTCATTATGAATTCGGCTTCTTCACACATGGTTCCTTCTTTAAAAGTATCAAAAGCCGTTTTTAACAAATCAGGTTCCACGCCGCTTAAAACACCTATTTTTATTTCGAGCTTGGTTACTTTTTTTGCGTTGTTTTTTATAGCGTGTTCTTCTGCAAGTTGAAGTAGTGAATCGACTATTGAATATTCATGCATTCATAACCTTTTTTTAAAATTATATTATAATTAAGGAAAAAAAAGGATAAAAGTGAGTAAAGAGGCTAAAAAAGAACAAATTATGAAAACAGCTCTTGAACTTTTTGCAAAAAAGGGCTTTTATACTACTACGATAGCGGATATAGCACGTGAAATGGGAATGAGTGTCGGGAATATGTATAATTACTTTCCATCAAAAGAGTCTTTGGCAAAAGAGCTTTTAATATACACGTCAAAAAAATTCGGTGATGAAATCAGAAAAATTAACGATATGGATATCAGTTCTAAAGAAAAAATAAAAAAAATTGTTGAATTGTACTTCAAAATGGCAAAAACCGAACCCGAACTTGTAGATTATTTTATGAGAGTTTATCTATCTAATAAAGAGATTTTTAATAACGGATGCGAAGGAATGCTTTGTGTTTCTGCTTTTGTGACCGAGATTATGATCTTTTTTGAAGAGGGAGTTAGAAAAAAAGAGCTTAAAAACCAAGATTTTTTTGCTGCGTTCGGACTTTTTATGGGATATATCGGCGGACTTGCGTTTTTGAATAGAGAGGGTATTTTGGGAAAAGATTTGGATGAATATATCGAACCGGTAAGCGAGAATATCTACAATGCACTCAAAGCCTAAACTTATATGGATTGATGCCGTAGGATGTAACGGGTGCAGTCATTCTTTTTTTAATTATCCGGAATTTAAGGAAATATTTAAAAAAATCGAGCTACTTTACCATCCTTTAATCGATACTGAAGAATTTAAAATTCAAGATTGCGATATTTTGGTTATAGAGGGTGCTTTAAAATCCAATTTTACAAGACTCGGTTATGAGCTTCATAATTTAATTACTTCACTTTTTTCTTCGGCAAAAAAAGTTATTGCTCTTGGAACGTGTGCGGTTTATGGTGGAATGTTTGGTGAAGGAATTGTTTATAACAAAGAATCTCACGGTAAATTTTATAAATGTAAAGAAAAAGTAATCAATATTCCCGGATGTCCGGCACATCCTGAGTGGCTTGCATATGTGCTAAATATGATTATAGAGAATAAAAAAATAGATTTGGACTCTGAAAATAGACCTCTTGAAACATTTTCTTATACTTCTCATATGGGGTGTATACGTAACGAATATTTCGAGTGGAAAATAGACGCAGAGAGTTTCGGTACGAAAGAAGGGTGTTTATATTATTTTCAAGGATGTCAAGGACCTTTTACTCATAGTAGTTGTAATAAAATACTTTGGAACGAAGTAAATTCCAAACCTCGTGCCGGGACTCCGTGTTTCGGTTGTACGGAAAGTACGTTTCCTAAAAAAAATCTTTTTAAAACCGAAACGTTTATGGGAATTCCGGCTAATTTACCGCTTGGTGTTAGCAAAAGAGCATATTTAACACTTGCCGGAGTTGCAAAAAGCCTTAAAAATGAACGATTAAATAAACCTTTAATAGAATATGGGGATTGTGATGAAAATAACACAAAAAATAGTAAATAAAATTGAAGGCGAAGCCAATCTTAAAATATACGGAGAAGATATTGTAGATTTTGTCGAAATAGAGTTTTGGCAATATAGGGGGATTGAAAATTATTTGGTAGGGCGTCATTATATGGATGCACTTGTAATAAATCCTCGTATTTGCGGTATTTGCGGTCATTCGCATTTATTGGCAAGTGCCAAAGTTATCGAACAAGCGTTTGGTTTGGAAGTTTCTAAAAAAGCAGAAATTTTAAGAGATATAACAGTCGGTCTTGAGATTATTCAAAATCACCTCAAATGGTTTTACGTAACGCTTTTTCCGACTCGAATTAAAGATAGGAAATTTATGTTTAAAGGTCTTGATATCGCAAGAGAAGCTTCTAAAATTATTGCGTTAATAGCAGGTCAGTTTCCACATAATTCGTATATTGTTCCGGGTGGAGTTACTTGTGATTTGACTAATCTTGAAGTTTTTAAAATAAAGGATATGTTAAAACATTTAAAAGAGAATATAGAAAAAAACGTCGTAGATGAAAACGGAAAAAGTGAAGATTTGGAAACTTTTTTTGAAGATTTGCCAAAAGAGATAGGAAAAAGCTTAGGTAGATTCTTGGTCCTTGGGAATAATCTTTATTTTGAAACTAACGGAGATATTACAAAAATTGATGAAGAAAAAAATTCTTCATTAAGTAAAAATGTTTTTTATAAAAATAGGCTTGTGGAAGTCGGGTCTTTAGCGAGAAATCTTTTTAACGAAAAAGTGCGCGAAAAATACGAAATATATTCAGATAGTATTTATACGAGAGTTTTTTCTCGTATTTACGAGGTATATTTGGTTATTGATTATTTATTGAAAATAGTTAATGATATAGATGTATTGGAGCCTTCTTATATAAAATATAATAAGAAAAGCGGTAAAGGTAAAATCGCAATAGAAGCACCAAGAGGAAGTTTGATTCATGAAATTGAAATAGATGATGAAGTTATAAGAAAATATAATATCATAGTACCTACACAGTTTAATCTCTCTTCGTCTTCAAAAGAAAATCCTTCTGCGGCACAAGCAGCCATGATGGGCGAAAAAACAGAATATATCGACACGATTTTTAAATGTTTCGATATTTGTGCCGTTTGTGTGTCTCATTAGAAAAAATTATCTAAAATATTAAAAAAATATTAATTTTTCCTTGCTTTTTGATAATTTTTTATTATAAAATAATGATGAATGAATTCTAATTCGGAGGAAGACGATGAATGATGCACTTATGAAACAAATGAAAGAGAGAATTGAAGCTCTTAAAAAGCTTCCGGGAGTTGGAAGCAAATCGATTAAAGATGTACTTGAAGAGAACGGATTTACAAGAAGAGATTTTCTAAAATGGTCAGCTGCAATGGCAGCAATGTTAGGACTTCCAGCATCATTTGCTCCGGTAGTGGCAGAAGCTGCTGAGGTAAGTGACAGACTTCCAGTGGTATGGCTACACTTGGCAGAGTGTACTGGTTGTAGTGAAAGTTTGCTAAGAACGGATGCTCCTACAATTGACGATTTGATTTTTAACTACATCAATCTTCAATATCATGACACTATTATGGCTGCTGCGGGATGGCAAGCAGAAGAAAACTATGAAGAAGCACTTGAAAAATTTGCAGGAAGATTTATCTTATGTGTAGAAGGTGGTGTTCCTACAAAAGACGGTGGAGAATATTTAACAATCGGACCTGAAGCTGAAACAGGGCTTGCAAAACTTAAAAGAACTGCAAGCAAAGCCGCTGCAATTATTGCTGTTGGTACTTGTAGTAGTTTCGGTGGTATCCAAGCTGCATATCCAAATCCTACAGGAACAGTTGGAATCAATAAAGTATTAAACAAACCTGTAATTAATGTACCCGGATGTCCTCCAAGTGCAAAAAATATTGTAGGTACAATAGTTTATGTGATTCTTTACGGACAATTACCTGCTGTTGATAACTTCAACAGACCTAAA
Encoded proteins:
- a CDS encoding hydrogenase, whose translation is MHSKPKLIWIDAVGCNGCSHSFFNYPEFKEIFKKIELLYHPLIDTEEFKIQDCDILVIEGALKSNFTRLGYELHNLITSLFSSAKKVIALGTCAVYGGMFGEGIVYNKESHGKFYKCKEKVINIPGCPAHPEWLAYVLNMIIENKKIDLDSENRPLETFSYTSHMGCIRNEYFEWKIDAESFGTKEGCLYYFQGCQGPFTHSSCNKILWNEVNSKPRAGTPCFGCTESTFPKKNLFKTETFMGIPANLPLGVSKRAYLTLAGVAKSLKNERLNKPLIEYGDCDENNTKNSK
- a CDS encoding nickel-dependent hydrogenase large subunit is translated as MKITQKIVNKIEGEANLKIYGEDIVDFVEIEFWQYRGIENYLVGRHYMDALVINPRICGICGHSHLLASAKVIEQAFGLEVSKKAEILRDITVGLEIIQNHLKWFYVTLFPTRIKDRKFMFKGLDIAREASKIIALIAGQFPHNSYIVPGGVTCDLTNLEVFKIKDMLKHLKENIEKNVVDENGKSEDLETFFEDLPKEIGKSLGRFLVLGNNLYFETNGDITKIDEEKNSSLSKNVFYKNRLVEVGSLARNLFNEKVREKYEIYSDSIYTRVFSRIYEVYLVIDYLLKIVNDIDVLEPSYIKYNKKSGKGKIAIEAPRGSLIHEIEIDDEVIRKYNIIVPTQFNLSSSSKENPSAAQAAMMGEKTEYIDTIFKCFDICAVCVSH
- a CDS encoding hydrogenase small subunit codes for the protein MNDALMKQMKERIEALKKLPGVGSKSIKDVLEENGFTRRDFLKWSAAMAAMLGLPASFAPVVAEAAEVSDRLPVVWLHLAECTGCSESLLRTDAPTIDDLIFNYINLQYHDTIMAAAGWQAEENYEEALEKFAGRFILCVEGGVPTKDGGEYLTIGPEAETGLAKLKRTASKAAAIIAVGTCSSFGGIQAAYPNPTGTVGINKVLNKPVINVPGCPPSAKNIVGTIVYVILYGQLPAVDNFNRPKWAYGLRIHDLCERRGHFDAGEFVEQFGDAGAENGFCLYKVGCKGPYTFNNCSRERFNQHTSWPVQAGHGCIGCSEPDFWDSMAPYEEPLANKKFMSVDADATADKVGITILTVAGVAIAAHAALSAIKNPKE